A single window of Hemibagrus wyckioides isolate EC202008001 linkage group LG28, SWU_Hwy_1.0, whole genome shotgun sequence DNA harbors:
- the ftr84 gene encoding tripartite motif-containing protein 16: MADSYMCCLCADVLRDPITIPCGDTFCLECIKIYWDQLDHLGIYNCPECRATFTPRPVLRRNVPSVSSREDQSPLTTLTPFPDLKRDSLCDFCTGRRNRAVKSCLVCLAYYCETHIKPHYESATFKRHKLVDETGHLDRKICPQHEKSLELFCKSDQMCICVLCTVREHRGHNTVSAEDERADKQKMLVVTQSEVQHVIQERMKELQDLRHNVDVLKGNAHRAQEASDKIFSEMLQSVERWHAEICQLIQANLHAAMAQADSYVERLEQEIMELQRRDAELRHILDTEDNIYFLQNFPVLCIAPEPMVPKVLINQDFSFGEVTKTVTDMKEHLDDICKKEMDNLSKKVSDIPVYVLIPRTGSRFKGLDSVSSAPTKTDLQEPKTRADFLRYTVRLTFDPNTAYKELVLSDGNRRVIRKRMVQFYPEHPERFDGFCQVLCAEPLCGFRHYWEVEWSGEFSVGVTYKSISRKGKNSHSLLGYNDRSWSLLCSDSGYSAWHNRTDKDIPRAARASRIGVYLDYAGNSVSFYAVSENMQLIYRFLAKFSEPLYAGFGVGASVSLCSPEKITQLYS; this comes from the exons ATGGCAGACTCCTACatgtgttgtctgtgtgctgATGTGCTGCGGGACCCCATCACCATCCCTTGTGGAGATACATTTTGCCTGGAATGTATCAAGATCTACTGGGACCAATTGGACCACCTAGGCATCTATAATTGCCCAGAGTGTAGGGCAACTTTCACTCCTCGACCTGTCCTGCGCCGCAACGTGCCCAGTGTTAGTTCTCGTGAAGACCAGTCACCCTTAACAACGTTAACACCATTTCCGGACCTCAAGAGGGACTCGTTGTGTGATTTCTGCACAGGCCGAAGGAACCGGGCAGTCAAGTCCTGCCTGGTATGCCTGGCGTACTACTGTGAGACGCATATCAAGCCTCATTATGAGTCAGCCACATTCAAGCGGCACAAACTGGTCGATGAGACGGGGCACCTAGATCGTAAGATCTGCCCACAGCATGAGAAGAGCCTGGAGCTGTTCTGCAAATCGGATCagatgtgtatctgtgttctctGCACGGTGAGGGAGCACCGTGGCCACAACACGGTTAGTGCCGAGGACGAACGTGCCGACAAGCAA AAAATGCTGGTGGTGACCCAGTCCGAAGTCCAGCATGTTATCCAGGAGCGCATGAAGGAACTCCAGGACCTCCGACACAATGTGGATGTTCTCAAG GGTAATGCTCACCGTGCACAAGAGGCCAGCGATAAGATCTTCAGCGAGATGCTGCAGTCTGTGGAGCGCTGGCATGCTGAGATTTGTCAGCTCATTCAAGCTAACCTGCATGCTGCCATGGCACAG GCTGATAGCTATGTGGAGCGGCTGGAGCAGGAGATCATGGAGCTGCAGCGGCGAGACGCAGAGTTACGGCATATACTTGACACTGAAGACAACATATATTTTCTACAG AATTTCCCGGTGCTGTGTATTGCCCCAGAACCAATGGTACCCAAAGTCCTGATCAACCAAGATTTCTCCTTTGGTGAGGTTACCAAAACGGTGACTGACATGAAGGAACACCTGGATGACATATGCAAAAAAGAAATGGACAACTTGTCCAAAAAAG TGAGTGACATCCCGGTCTATGTGTTAATCCCCAGAACTGGCAGTCGGTTTAAAG GATTAGATAGTGTTTCCTCTGCACCAACAAAAACTGATCTTCAAGAGCCCAAAACTCGAGCAGACTTCCTCAGAT ATACAGTGAGACTTACCTTTGACCCCAATACTGCTTATAAGGAGTTGGTCCTGTCCGACGGGAACCGCAGGGTCATTCGGAAACGCATGGTCCAGTTTTACCCAGAGCATCCAGAACGCTTTGATGGTTTTTGCCAG GTCTTGTGTGCTGAGCCCCTGTGTGGTTTCCGTcattactgggaggtggagtggagcggCGAGTTCTCCGTTGGTGTCACCTACAAAAGCATCAGCCGCAAAGGCAAGAACTCGCACAGCCTTCTTGGCTACAACGACCGATCCTGGAGCCTCCTCTGTTCCGACTCTGGATACTCGGCCTGGCACAACAGGACAGATAAAGACATTCCAAGAGCTGCCAGGGCCTCACGCATTGGTGTGTATCTAGATTACGCTGGTAATTCGGTGTCCTTCTATGCCGTCTCAGAAAACATGCAGCTCATCTACAGGTTCCTAGCCAAATTTTCCGAGCCACTGTACGCCGGGTTTGGAGTTGGAGCTTCTGTATCTCTGTGCTCACCAGAGAAGATCACGCAGCTGTACTCCTGA